A genomic stretch from Leptodactylus fuscus isolate aLepFus1 chromosome 10, aLepFus1.hap2, whole genome shotgun sequence includes:
- the MMRN2 gene encoding multimerin-2 isoform X2, with protein sequence MAEKLYLTMCCLGLVILDSCTLVRSRTHIYSAGSSPIGSIFEVHGVSTFAHGLPGQEEATEKENVHHERHLQNAEPTSADTKETQPPEIEHPRPKTGKWCSFVRNRIVTYADVCKTEKYVIRSQQPCPQGTPDCQKTMYRVAQKPIYELKRKFVTSLEWKCCPGYTGSACDYAEVTEIIKSVESQENLLEDIQNDIHQAASHLQDLQNALGNNTLGQSQNQSEIDDHVLHEVLLPHVENFIKVHFSPIWTSFNKSLQNLNSMVKNLSESVEKNRKTLDIFLENSVPKKDLYELGTKFESKIQENVDKLEQMKQQIDNNFHTQQTVIEHNLTMIKADTDVKLKRNLKFHQSQYSYLNFSLGELRRGQEQIEDDLLDLSQNITSLCSPRQGNEPSSYDHVNVTLEEHDRQIKDLLTESEAAFQNSITLEIWLKELRTEFKQNSEKVQMQFMEKSLIMEEIKDLMLGQIMEVNYTTMALQNGTDELFKNCDCNKMNLDIMALEEIQRNVTNQFRDVLYGIEDVKQKEGSSKTYLQHSVEDLAQALQFNRQALASQQEQGRKLTFITSQLQAQMKNLTDAVNVIRVDNSQINKHIKHLNSSFSSLLEDATRHERVLEALLGEETLELLSEENPEAVYMTVIKMHEVLNNTLHVLEKQLLSTDSISERLHFLEMQYGIHNSPDSSAIFNAEQNNERKKQDSPFRNGGLQHTEPNHEASRDIDADESQYNDIMILKAELQHLRVKVTQMESSFSNFLHSKNDTIVDALKPLSTSVTSMRLDIETLRELYDKHMQLFHKMFGNYETLISSDVPLDIEKLKSIVDKKMNKRQKGGESQSKKQAKKHREEQWQSDETVLPHQDPLVAFSAGFSAGADGAKMIRFNNIQLNYGDVFSPEDGHFTAPYSGVYAFSVSVDFGIGKGLGHLVFNGRHRIALQNSSTEPAESLKHQFAVVELKKNEKVWFELLQGSIKKNTLGTSLSGYLVFKT encoded by the exons GAAATGGTGTTCTTTTGTGCGCAATCGAATTGTGACATATGCGGATGTTTGCAAAACtgagaagtatgtcataagatcCCAACAGCCATGTCCGCAAGGAACACCTGACTGTCAGAAGACTAT GTACCGGGTAGCACAAAAACCAATTTATGAGCTTAAAAGGAAATTTGTAACCAGTTTGGAATGGAAATGTTGTCCTGGATATACGGGGTCTGCTTGTGATTATGCCG AGGTGACTGAAATTATCAAATCTGTGGAAAGCCAAGAAAACCTCTTAGAGGATATCCAAAATGATATTCACCAAGCTGCCAGTCATCTACAAGATCTTCAGAATGCACTGGGCAATAACACATTAGGAcaaagtcagaatcagtcag AAATTGATGACCACGTCCTCCACGAGGTTCTACTGCCACATGTGGAAAACTTCATTAAAGTTCATTTTAGTCCGATATGGACCAGTTTTAATAAAAGTTTGCAAAATCTTAATAGTATGGTCAAAAACCTTTCTGAAAGTGTCGAGAAGAACAGAAAAACACTGGATATATTCCTAGAGAATTCTGTACCAAAGAAAGACCTTTATGAGTTGGGAACCAAATTTGAGTCAAAAATTCAAGAAAATGTTGATAAACTGGAACAAATGAAACAACAGATAGATAACAACTTTCACACACAACAAACTGTGATCGAGCATAACCTGACCATGATAAAGGCAGATACAGATGTCAAATTGAAAAGGAATCTGAAGTTTCATCAGTCACAGTATTCCTACTTGAACTTTAGCCTTGGAGAACTTCGAAGAGGACAGGAACAAATTGAAGATGATCTTCTCGATTTGTCTCAAAATATCACATCACTTTGTTCTCCAAGACAAGGAAATGAACCTTCTTCATATGACCATGTAAATGTAACCCTGGAAGAACACGACAGACAAATTAAAGATTTATTAACCGAGTCAGAAGCAGCTTTTCAGAATAGTATAACTCTGGAGATATGGTTGAAGGAACTTCGTACCGAGTTTAAACAGAATTCTGAAAAAGTCCAGATGCAGTTCATGGAGAAAAGTCTCATCATGGAAGAAATTAAAGATCTAATGCTGGGGCAGATAATGGAAGTGAATTATACTACTATGGCTTTACAAAATGGAACTGATGAGTTATTCAAGAATTGTGACTGCAACAAAATGAATTTGGACATAATGGCTCTTGAGGAAATCCAGCGGAACGTTACAAATCAATTTCGAGATGTTTTATACGGAATAGAAGATGTCAAGCAGAAGGAGGGAAGTTCGAAGACATATCTGCAGCATTCTGTAGAAGACTTAGCACAAGCCCTACAGTTTAACCGCCAAGCTCTTGCTTCGCAACAAGAACAAGGACGAAAGTTGACGTTCATCACCTCCCAACTGCAAGCCCAGATGAAGAACCTTACAGATGCTGTTAACGTTATTAGGGTGGACAATAGTCAGATCAACAAACATATTAAACATCTAAACAGTTCTTTCAGTTCTCTTCTAGAAGATGCAACAAGACATGAAAGGGTATTGGAAGCTCTTCTTGGTGAAGAAACTCTTGAGCTTCTCTCTGAAGAAAATCCAGAAGCTGTGTATATGACGGTGATAAAAATGCATGAGGTTCTGAACAACACCTTGCatgtgctggaaaagcagctgctcAGCACGGATTCCATAAGTGAACGTCTGCACTTCTTGGAGATGCAATATGGAATCCATAATTCTCCTGATTCCTCTGCTATTTTCAATGCTGAGCaaaataatgaaagaaaaaaacaagacaGTCCTTTTAGGAATGGCGGCTTACAGCACACGGAGCCCAACCATGAAGCTTCTAGAGATATTGATGCTGATGAATCTCAATACaatgatattatgatcttgaaAGCGGAACTCCAACATCTCCGTGTCAAAGTGACTCAGATGGAGTCTTCATTCTCTAATTTCCTTCATTCTAAAAATGACACTATAGTAGATGCCTTAAAACCACTGAGCACCTCAGTTACTTCCATGAGGTTGGACATTGAAACCTTAAGAGAGCTTTATGATAAACATATGCAGTTATTCCATAAGATGTTCGGAAATTATGAGACTCTCATTTCCTCAGACGTCCCGCTGGACATAGAAAAGCTTAAGTCGATTGTGGATAAGAAAATGAATAAAAGACAAAAAGGAGGAGAATCACAAAGTAAAAAACAAGCTAAAAAACACAGGGAAGAACAATGGCAATCTGATGAAACAGTATTACCACATCAAG ATCCTCTAGTTGCATTCAGTGCAGGATTTTCCGCCGGTGCTGACGGAGCAAAGATGATTAGATTTAATAATATCCAGCTGAATTATGGAGATGTGTTCTCCCCAGAAGATGGCCACTTCACCGCTCCATACAGTGGAGTTTACGCCTTTTCAGTAAGTGTGGATTTCGGTATTGGTAAAGGACTTGGACATTTGGTTTTTAATGGACGGCACAGAATTGCCCTTCAGAACAGCAGCACCGAGCCAGCAGAAAGCCTGAAGCATCAATTTGCAGTGGTGGAACTTAAGAAGAATGAGAAGGTTTGGTTTGAGCTTCTTCAAGGGTCCATCAAAAAGAACACGCTGGGAACGTCTCTGTCTGGTTATCTGGTATTCAAGACGTGA
- the MMRN2 gene encoding multimerin-2 isoform X1 codes for MAEKLYLTMCCLGLVILDSCTLVRSRTHIYSAGSSPIGSIFEVHGVSTFAHGLPGQEEATEKENVHHERHLQNAEPTSADTKETQPPEIEHPRPKTGKWCSFVRNRIVTYADVCKTEKYVIRSQQPCPQGTPDCQKTMYRVAQKPIYELKRKFVTSLEWKCCPGYTGSACDYADPNAIHIPTDFVSSSEKTEESPVSAEVTEIIKSVESQENLLEDIQNDIHQAASHLQDLQNALGNNTLGQSQNQSEIDDHVLHEVLLPHVENFIKVHFSPIWTSFNKSLQNLNSMVKNLSESVEKNRKTLDIFLENSVPKKDLYELGTKFESKIQENVDKLEQMKQQIDNNFHTQQTVIEHNLTMIKADTDVKLKRNLKFHQSQYSYLNFSLGELRRGQEQIEDDLLDLSQNITSLCSPRQGNEPSSYDHVNVTLEEHDRQIKDLLTESEAAFQNSITLEIWLKELRTEFKQNSEKVQMQFMEKSLIMEEIKDLMLGQIMEVNYTTMALQNGTDELFKNCDCNKMNLDIMALEEIQRNVTNQFRDVLYGIEDVKQKEGSSKTYLQHSVEDLAQALQFNRQALASQQEQGRKLTFITSQLQAQMKNLTDAVNVIRVDNSQINKHIKHLNSSFSSLLEDATRHERVLEALLGEETLELLSEENPEAVYMTVIKMHEVLNNTLHVLEKQLLSTDSISERLHFLEMQYGIHNSPDSSAIFNAEQNNERKKQDSPFRNGGLQHTEPNHEASRDIDADESQYNDIMILKAELQHLRVKVTQMESSFSNFLHSKNDTIVDALKPLSTSVTSMRLDIETLRELYDKHMQLFHKMFGNYETLISSDVPLDIEKLKSIVDKKMNKRQKGGESQSKKQAKKHREEQWQSDETVLPHQDPLVAFSAGFSAGADGAKMIRFNNIQLNYGDVFSPEDGHFTAPYSGVYAFSVSVDFGIGKGLGHLVFNGRHRIALQNSSTEPAESLKHQFAVVELKKNEKVWFELLQGSIKKNTLGTSLSGYLVFKT; via the exons GAAATGGTGTTCTTTTGTGCGCAATCGAATTGTGACATATGCGGATGTTTGCAAAACtgagaagtatgtcataagatcCCAACAGCCATGTCCGCAAGGAACACCTGACTGTCAGAAGACTAT GTACCGGGTAGCACAAAAACCAATTTATGAGCTTAAAAGGAAATTTGTAACCAGTTTGGAATGGAAATGTTGTCCTGGATATACGGGGTCTGCTTGTGATTATGCCG ATCCCAATGCTATTCACATTCCTACGGACTTTGTATCCAGTTCTGAGAAAACTGAGGAGTCTCCAGTAAGTGCAG AGGTGACTGAAATTATCAAATCTGTGGAAAGCCAAGAAAACCTCTTAGAGGATATCCAAAATGATATTCACCAAGCTGCCAGTCATCTACAAGATCTTCAGAATGCACTGGGCAATAACACATTAGGAcaaagtcagaatcagtcag AAATTGATGACCACGTCCTCCACGAGGTTCTACTGCCACATGTGGAAAACTTCATTAAAGTTCATTTTAGTCCGATATGGACCAGTTTTAATAAAAGTTTGCAAAATCTTAATAGTATGGTCAAAAACCTTTCTGAAAGTGTCGAGAAGAACAGAAAAACACTGGATATATTCCTAGAGAATTCTGTACCAAAGAAAGACCTTTATGAGTTGGGAACCAAATTTGAGTCAAAAATTCAAGAAAATGTTGATAAACTGGAACAAATGAAACAACAGATAGATAACAACTTTCACACACAACAAACTGTGATCGAGCATAACCTGACCATGATAAAGGCAGATACAGATGTCAAATTGAAAAGGAATCTGAAGTTTCATCAGTCACAGTATTCCTACTTGAACTTTAGCCTTGGAGAACTTCGAAGAGGACAGGAACAAATTGAAGATGATCTTCTCGATTTGTCTCAAAATATCACATCACTTTGTTCTCCAAGACAAGGAAATGAACCTTCTTCATATGACCATGTAAATGTAACCCTGGAAGAACACGACAGACAAATTAAAGATTTATTAACCGAGTCAGAAGCAGCTTTTCAGAATAGTATAACTCTGGAGATATGGTTGAAGGAACTTCGTACCGAGTTTAAACAGAATTCTGAAAAAGTCCAGATGCAGTTCATGGAGAAAAGTCTCATCATGGAAGAAATTAAAGATCTAATGCTGGGGCAGATAATGGAAGTGAATTATACTACTATGGCTTTACAAAATGGAACTGATGAGTTATTCAAGAATTGTGACTGCAACAAAATGAATTTGGACATAATGGCTCTTGAGGAAATCCAGCGGAACGTTACAAATCAATTTCGAGATGTTTTATACGGAATAGAAGATGTCAAGCAGAAGGAGGGAAGTTCGAAGACATATCTGCAGCATTCTGTAGAAGACTTAGCACAAGCCCTACAGTTTAACCGCCAAGCTCTTGCTTCGCAACAAGAACAAGGACGAAAGTTGACGTTCATCACCTCCCAACTGCAAGCCCAGATGAAGAACCTTACAGATGCTGTTAACGTTATTAGGGTGGACAATAGTCAGATCAACAAACATATTAAACATCTAAACAGTTCTTTCAGTTCTCTTCTAGAAGATGCAACAAGACATGAAAGGGTATTGGAAGCTCTTCTTGGTGAAGAAACTCTTGAGCTTCTCTCTGAAGAAAATCCAGAAGCTGTGTATATGACGGTGATAAAAATGCATGAGGTTCTGAACAACACCTTGCatgtgctggaaaagcagctgctcAGCACGGATTCCATAAGTGAACGTCTGCACTTCTTGGAGATGCAATATGGAATCCATAATTCTCCTGATTCCTCTGCTATTTTCAATGCTGAGCaaaataatgaaagaaaaaaacaagacaGTCCTTTTAGGAATGGCGGCTTACAGCACACGGAGCCCAACCATGAAGCTTCTAGAGATATTGATGCTGATGAATCTCAATACaatgatattatgatcttgaaAGCGGAACTCCAACATCTCCGTGTCAAAGTGACTCAGATGGAGTCTTCATTCTCTAATTTCCTTCATTCTAAAAATGACACTATAGTAGATGCCTTAAAACCACTGAGCACCTCAGTTACTTCCATGAGGTTGGACATTGAAACCTTAAGAGAGCTTTATGATAAACATATGCAGTTATTCCATAAGATGTTCGGAAATTATGAGACTCTCATTTCCTCAGACGTCCCGCTGGACATAGAAAAGCTTAAGTCGATTGTGGATAAGAAAATGAATAAAAGACAAAAAGGAGGAGAATCACAAAGTAAAAAACAAGCTAAAAAACACAGGGAAGAACAATGGCAATCTGATGAAACAGTATTACCACATCAAG ATCCTCTAGTTGCATTCAGTGCAGGATTTTCCGCCGGTGCTGACGGAGCAAAGATGATTAGATTTAATAATATCCAGCTGAATTATGGAGATGTGTTCTCCCCAGAAGATGGCCACTTCACCGCTCCATACAGTGGAGTTTACGCCTTTTCAGTAAGTGTGGATTTCGGTATTGGTAAAGGACTTGGACATTTGGTTTTTAATGGACGGCACAGAATTGCCCTTCAGAACAGCAGCACCGAGCCAGCAGAAAGCCTGAAGCATCAATTTGCAGTGGTGGAACTTAAGAAGAATGAGAAGGTTTGGTTTGAGCTTCTTCAAGGGTCCATCAAAAAGAACACGCTGGGAACGTCTCTGTCTGGTTATCTGGTATTCAAGACGTGA